The Streptomyces sp. NBC_00454 DNA segment CACCGCCCGCGGCCCCTGCAGGGCGTTGTCCCAGTGGTGCACCAGCAGCCGTGCCCCGTAGCGCCCGGACGGGAACGAGGCGCAGTCCCCCACCGCGTACACCCCGGGCAGGGAGGTGCGCAGGTGCTCGTCGGCGACGACCGCGCCGTCGGGGCCCAGCTCGATCCCCGACCCGGCCAGCCAGCCCGTGGCCGGGCGGGCCCCGATGCCGACGACCACCGCGCCCGCCTCCAGCGAGCGCCCGTCCGCCAGCAGCACCCGGCCCGCCTCGACCGAGGCCACCCGGGCGCCGGTCAGCAGCTCGGCGCCCGCCTGCGCGTACCAGCGCCCCATGGGCTCGGCGACCTCGGCCGGCAGCGCGCCCGCCAGGACCCGGTCGGCCGCCTCGACCACGGTCACCGCGCAGCCCGCCTCGCGGGCCGCCGTGGCGAACTCCGCGCCGATCCAGCCCGCACCGACGACCACCACCGCCGACCCGGAGGCCAGCACGGGCCGCAGCCGGGCCGCGTCGTCCAGGGTGCGCAGCAGGTGCACGCCCGGGATCCCCTCGGCGCCGGGCAGGGTCAGCGGCTGGGCTCCGGTGGCCAGCACGAGGACCTCGTAGGGGACCGGGCCGGTCCCGGTGTCCACCTCGTGGTCGGCGGCCCGCACCGCGGTGACCTCGACGCCGAGCCGGAGCTCGATGCCGAGGCCCTCGAAGTCGACGTCGAAGGCCGAGTCCTCGGCTTTGCCGAGGAGCACCGCCTTGGAGAGCGGGGGCCGGTCGTAGGGCTGGTGGGGTTCGGCTCCCAGGAGGGTGACGGGGCCGGTCCAGCCCTGTTCCCGGAGGGCCACCGCGGTCTGGACCCCGGCCATTCCGGCGCCGACGATGACGACGCCGGGCCCGGTGTGTTCGCTGTGTTCCGTCTGCTCGCTCACCCGGCCCACCCTAATCATCTGACGGTCCGTCAGGAATAGGGGGCCGGGTTCGACTGCGCCCGGCCCGGGCAGCCGGCTGCGCCCGGCTCGGGGAGGCAGCCTTACCCGGCCGTCGGGCTCGGCGCTACTCTGGCCACCGAACCTATCGCGGGAGTCCGGGCGCACCGGGCTGAGAGGGAGGCTGGCCGGCCTCCGACCGTCCGAACCTGATCCGGGTCATGCCGGCGAAGGGAGGGGCTGGACGCCCATGCACTCAAACGTGCACTCATCCAGGAAGAGCCGGAGTTCCGGCTACGACGTCCTCGTCATCGGGGGCGGCATCATCGGCCTGGTCACCGCCTGGCGGGCGGCCCGGCTCGGACTGCGCACCGCGCTGGCCGACCCGGCGCCCGGCGGCGGCGCGGCACAGGTCGCGGCGGGCATGCTCGCCGCCGTCACCGAGCTGCACTACGGCGAGGAGACCCTGCTCGGGCTGAACCTCGCCTCCGCCGCCCGCTACCCGCAGTTCGCCGACGAACTCACCGAAGCCAGCGGCGGCCTGGACATCGGCTACCGCGCCTGCGGCACCCTCGCCGTCGCCCTCGACGCCGACGACCGCCTCCACCTGCGGGAACTGCACGCCCTCCAGCGCCGCTGCGGCCTGGACTCGCAGTGGCTGACCGGCCGCGAGTGCCGCCGCCTGGAGCCGATGCTGGCCCCCGGCGTACGCGGCGGCCTGCGCGTGGACGGCGACCACCAGGTCGACCCCCGCCGGCTCGCGGCGGCGCTGCTCGCCGCCTGCGAACGCGCCGGAGTCGACTTCCACCGGGCGGCCGCATCCCGACTGCTGACCGGCGCCGACCGGGCCACCGGCGCGGTGCTCGACGACGCCGCGGCCACGGAGCTGCTCGCCGACCAGGTGGTCCTGGCGGCGGGCTCGCTCAGCGGCCGCCTCGACGGCGTACCGCCCGGGGTCGTGGCCCCCGTACGGCCCGTGAAGGGGCAGGTGCTCCGGCTCAAGGTGCCACCTGCGTACGCGCCGTTCCTCTCCCGGACCGTACGGGCCGTCGTGCGCGGCAGCCACGTCTACCTGGTGCCGCGCGAGAACGGCGAACTGGTCATCGGCGCCACCAGCGAGGAACTCGGCTGGGACACCACCGTCACCGCGGGCGGGGTCTACGAGCTCCTGCGCGACGCCCACGAGCTGGTCCCCGGCATCACGGAACTCCCCCTCGTGGAGACCCTGGCCGGCCTGCGCCCCGGCTCCCCGGACAACGCCCCGCTCCTGGGCCCGACCGACCTCCCGGGCCTGCACCTGGCCACCGGGCACTACCGCAACGGGGTCCTGCTGACCCCACTGACCGGGGACGTCATGGCGGAGCTGCTGACCACCGGCGAACTGCCGGAGATCGCACGCCCCTTCACCCCGCGCCGCTTCGCCCTCACACGACAGGAGTCGTACGCATGACCCACTCCGTATCCGTCTCCGTCAACGGCGAACCGCGCGAGATCGCGGCCGGCACCGTGCTCGCCACGGTCGTCGCCACCCTCACCCAGGCCACCAAGGGGGTCGCGGCGGCCCTCAACGAGACGGTGGTCCCGCGCGGCCAGTGGCTCCACACCCGCGTGGAAGACGGCGACCGCGTCGAAATCCTCACCGCGGTCCAGGGAGGCTGACCGAAATGACCGACAACACGCCGGACGACATCTTCACCCTGGGCGGCCGGAGCTTCTCCTCCCGCCTGATCATGGGCACGGGCGGCGCCCCGAGCCTGGACATCCTGGAACGCGCCCTGGTCGCCTCCGGCACGGAACTCACCACGGTCGCCATGCGACGCCTGGACCCCACGGTCCAGGGCTCGGTCCTCTCGGTCCTGACCAAACTCAAGATCGACGTACTCCCCAACACGGCGGGCTGCTTCACCGCGGGCGAGGCCGTCCTAACGGCCCGACTGGCACGCGAGGCCCTGGGCACGGACTGGATCAAGCTGGAGGTCGTAGCGGACGAACGCACCCTCCTGCCCGACGGCGTGGAACTCCTCGACGCCGCCGAAATCCTGGTCGACGAAGGCTTCACGGTCCTGCCCTACACCAACGACGACCCGGTCCTCGCCCGCAAACTGGAGGACGTGGGCTGCGCGGCGATCATGCCCCTGGGCTCTCCGATCGGCTCCGGCATGGGCATCCGCAACCCGCACAACTTCGAGCTGATGATCGAGCGGGCCGGGGTCCCGGTCATCCTGGACGCGGGGGCCGGCACGGCCTCGGACGCGGCCCTGGCGATGGAACTGGGCTGCGCGGCGGTCATGCTCGCCTCGGCGGTCACCAGGGCCCAACTCCCCGTCCTGATGGCCGCGGCCATGCGCGACGCGGTCTCGGCGGGCCGCCTGGCCCACCGCGCGGGCCGCATCCCCCAACGCCGCTTCGCGGAACCCTCCTCCCCCACGGAGGGCCGAGCCACCCTGGACCCGGAACGCCCGGCGTTCTAGGGGGGCCGTACGGGCGGCTACGCGGGCAAATTACCGGTTGGTACGGTGGCGTCCGCAGTAAGTGGGAATGCCAAGGGGGACGAGTGAAAAACCGAAGCGCACGCACCAGCGCAGGCCTCCTGTTCGCACGCTGCGCGGCCGCTTTCGCGGCAGCGTCCGCGGTGAGCTGGCTACTGGCGGGCCTCATCCCCCCGGCAGCCTCCTCCATGGAGGCCTGGACGAACCGTGGCACCAGGGCCTTCCTCGCCTCAATCCTCAGAGGAATCGCGATCGGATCCGGGATGGCCGCGTCCAGCCTCCTCATCCTCGCCCTGATCGTCACGGCGCTGACCGCCGCCCGCCGCTGGTACCGCACCATCCGCCGCCCGAGCATCGCGACCTGAGCCCCACCCAACGGTCGGTCGCCGAGCTACGAGGAGCCACGTAACGACCTGATGCGCCTGTCGCTCCCCGAGGGGTCGCAGTCGGGTCTCGGCGGAGGCCTGCCCGTGCCCCGGAGCGGGGCCGGGCATTTGGCGATCGGCCCGTCCTTGGAATCTCTGGTCCGGCCCGTTCCTTCGGGGGTTTCCCGGTGGTCTTCGTTTTTCCGTGGCGGGGCGGTCTGTCAAGGGTGAAATCGCGAAGCGACGCGACCGCAGGGAGCGCCCTTGACAGGCCGTCCCGCCACGGAAGGACGAAGAGACTGCCGGGAAACCCCCGACTCCGCCGCGCATGGCCCCGTACCCCCACCTCACCGTCACAGATCCGCTCCAACCCCCGGGGACCCGGGACGGCGCCCCACCCACCCCTCGTAGAATCACCGGGTGGACACGACCCTGGATGACCCCCTCGTCGGGCAGACGCTCGACGGCCGCTACCGCGTGGACGCCCGTATCGCGGCCGGCGGCATGGCCACGGTCTACCGGGCCGTCGACACCCGCCTGGACCGGATCCTCGCGCTGAAGGTGATGCATCCGGCGCTCGCCGCCGACGGTGCCTTCGTCGACCGGTTCATCCGCGAGGCCAAGTCCGTCGCCCGCCTCGCCCACCCCAACGTCGTGGCCGTCTTCGACCAGGGCACGGACGGCCGGTACACGTACCTCGCCATGGAGTACGTCTCCGGCTGCACCCTGCGCGACGTGCTGCGCGAGCGGGGCGCGCTCCAGCCCCGCGTGGCCCTGGACATCCTCGAGCCGGTCCTCGCCGCCCTCGGTGCCGCGCACCGCGCCGGGTTCGTGCACCGCGACATGAAGCCCGAGAACGTGCTGATCGGCGACGACGGCCGCGTGAAGGTGGCCGACTTCGGGCTGGTGCGGTCCGTGGACTCCGTCACCCACACCACCGGGTCCGTCCTCGGCACCGTCTCCTACCTCGCCCCCGAGCAGATCGAGAACGGGGTCACCGACACCCGCGTGGACGTCTACGCCTGCGGCATCGTGCTCTACGAGATGCTCACCGGCTCCAAGCCGCACGCCGGGGACAGCCCCGCGCAAGTCCTCTTCCGGCACCTCAACGAGGACGTGCCGCCCCCGTCGGTCGCCGTGCCCGGGCTGGCCGCCGAGCTGGACGAGCTCGTCGCGTACGCCACCGCGCGCAAGCCCGAGCTGCGTCCCCACGACGCCGCCGCGCTGCTCGGGCTGGTCCAGGGCGCCCGCGCACAGCTGGGCGACGCCGCACTGGACTCCGTACCGCCGCAGGCGCGGGCCGAGGTGCGGACCTCCACCGAGGACCGCACCAGCGTGATCGCCCGGCCCGTGGCCGACCCCGTCTCCCACACCTCCCGGCTCTCCACTTCGCCGCTGCCCGCGCCCCCGGCCCCGGGCCGGGCCGCGTCCCGGGCGTCCGCCTCGGGTCTGCGCGGCCGCGGGCCGCTGCTCGCCGTCATCGGCCTGCTGCTCTGCCTGGGCCTCGGCACCGGGGTCTGGTACATCAGCTCCGGCCAGTTCACCCAGGTCCCCAACCTGCTCGGCAAGACCGAGGCGGAGGCCCGGACCCAGCTGTCGGCGGCCGGCCTCGGGGTGAAGCGGGTCGACCGGAAGTTCAGCAGCACCTTCGACAAGGGGACGGTGATGAACACCGATCCCCCCGGCGGCAAGCGGATACGGGGCAACGGCGCGGTGGTCGTGACCATCTCGCGCGGCCCCGAGACCGTCGCGGTCCCCGATCTGAAGGGCAAGCCCCTGGAGGCGGCGAAGGCGGAGCTGACTTCCGCCGGCCTGGCGCCCGGGATCGTCACACAGGCCTTCAGCCAGGACGTCCCCCAGGGCTCGGTGATCAGCACGGACCCGGCGGCGGACGGCCCGAAGCGCGCCCTGGACACGGCAGTCGCGCTGGTGGTCAGCAAGGGCCGCCCGGTGCCGGTGCCGGGTGTCGCGGGCAAGCCGCTGGACCAGGCCCGGTCGGCCCTGGAGGGCGCGGGCCTGAAGGTGGAGACCGCTCCCGAGCAGGTCAACTCCCCCTCCCCCGCCGGTACGGTCGCCAACCAGTCGGTGGCCGCCGGTACCCAGGCCGCCGCCGGGGACACCGTCACCCTCACCGTGTCCAAGGGCCCCCGTCAGATCCCGGTGCCGGACGTCACCGGCCAGGAGGCGGACGCGGCCCGCAAGACCCTGGAGGGGCTGGGCTTCAAGGTGAAGGTCGACAAGCCCTTCCTCTCCTTCAGCAACACCGTCGACTCCCAGTCGGTACCCGCAGGCCAGAGCGCCGCCGAGGGCAGCACCATCACCATCAGGACCAAGGGGCTCTAGCTACACGCCATGACCAATTCCACCAATTCCATATGCCGCAATCCAGTGGGCGGGCACGTTCCCGTCGCGGGCGGGCTGGCCTCCGTCGGTCTGACGTACGCCCGCGAGATGGGGGCCGAGGCCGTCCAGGTCTTCGTCGCGAATCCGCGCGGCTGGGCCACCCCGGTGGGCAATCCGGCGCAGGACGAGCTGTTCCGCGAGGCCTGTGCGGCCGAGGACATCCCGGCGTACATCCATGCGCCGTACCTGATCAACTTCGGCTCGCACACCGAGGCGACCGTGGAGAAGTCCGTGGAGTCGCTGCGGCACTCGCTGCGCCGGGCCCGCGCGATCGGCGCGCTCGGGGTGGTCGTGCACACCGGCTCGGCTACCGGGGGCCGGCCGCGCGCAGCGGCGTACGCGCAGGTCAGGGAGCACATGCTGCCGCTGCTGGACGAGCTGACGCACGAGGACGACCCCTTCCTGCTGCTGGAGTCCACCGCCGGGCAGGGCTCCTCGCTGTGCTCGCGGACCTGGGACTTCGGCCCGTACTTCGACGCGCTGGACCACCACCCGAAGCTCGGGATCTGTCTGGACACCTGCCACATCTTCGCGGCCGGACACGATCTGGCGGCGCCGGGCGGGACGAAACAGACGCTGGACCTGCTGGTGGACACGGTCGGCGAGGGCCGGCTGAAGCTGGTCCACGCGAACGACTCCAAGGAGGGCGTGGGCGCCCACAAGGACCGGCACGAGAACATCGGGCAGGGCCACATCGGCCGGGAGGCCTTCGCCGAGCTGTTCACGCATCCGGCGATGGAGGGCGTACCGCTGATCACGGAGACGCCGGGCGGCAAGGAAGGGCACGCGGCCGACGTGGCACTGCTGAAGGAGCTCCGCGGGCTCGGATGATCCCTTGAGGAATACCCCGGGGGGGTATACGGTTCTGTCATATCGACAGAGCCGTTACTCGGCGTTCCACGCCAGGGGGTCGTCATGGAGCACGCACACGAGCAGCACGGTCACGAGCACCACGAGCACCAGCACGAAGAGCACGCCCACCACCACGGCGGCGCAAAGGTCACCTGGTCCGCCGCCGCGCAGGCCACCCTGCACTGCCTCACCGGATGCGCCATCGGCGAGGTGCTCGGCATGATCGTCGGCACCGCGCTCGGCTGGGGGAACGCCCCGACGATGATCCTCGCGATCGTCCTCGCGTTCTTCTTCGGCTACGCGCTCACCCTGCGCGGGATCCGTGCGGCCGGCGTGGACTTCCGTACGGCCGTCCGGGTGGCGCTGGCGGCGGACACTCTTTCGATCGCGGTCATGGAGCTGATCGACAACGGGGTGATCGCGCTCTGGCCGGGAGCCATGGACGCGATGCTCTCGGACGCGCTGTTCTGGATCGCGCTCGCGATCTCGCTCGCGCTGGCCTTCGTCGTCACGACCCCGGTCAACAAGTGGATGATCGGCCGCGGCAAGGGTCACGCGGTGGTCCACCAGTACCACCATTGAGGAAACCCGAGGAGAAACCCGAAGAGGGACCCCCAGGCCCACCGGCCTACAACTCGGGGCCGTCCCCCGGCTCCTCCTGGTACGAGTAGCGCTGCTCGCGCCAGGGGTCGCCGATGTTGTGGTAGCCGCGCTCCTCCCAGAAGCCGCGGCGGTCGGCGGTCATGTACTCGATGCCCCGGACCCACTTGGGGCCCTTCCAGGCGTACAGGTGCGGCACCACGAGCCGCAGCGGGAACCCGTGCTCCGCGGTGAGCAGTTCACCGCCCTGGTGGGTGGCGAAGAGGGAGCGGTCGGAAGCGAAGTCCGCGAGCCGCATGTTGGAGCTGAAGCCGTACTCGGCCCACACCATCACGTGCGTGACCTGCGGGGACGGCGGGGCGAGGGCGAGGATCTCGCGGGTGAGCACGCCGCCCCATTCGGCGCCGGTCATGCTGAACTTCGTCACGCAGTGCAGGTCCGCCACGACGGACTCGAACGGCAGGGCCGCGAACTCCTCGTGGTTCCAGCAGTGCTTCTCACCGTCGGCCGTCGCACCGAAGACGCGGAACTCCCAGCGGTCCGGCTTGAACTTGGGGACGGGCCCGTAGTGGGTGACCGGCCAGCCGCGCTGCAACCGCTGTCCCGGGGGAAGCTCCAGCTGCTCTGATCCCGGAGATTCCCGGCTTTCCGGCTGACCCATGACTCCATGGTGACAGACTTGGCAGGGTGGTCATGACCAGCTGCGGCCCGATTCGGGCAAATCTAGGTTAATCCCACTAAGGAGGCACTTACTGGACGGTCTCCGGCGGCGGTGCGAGGATGCGCGCAACTGCCCAGTCACATTGCTGACATTGCTTGGAAGGAGCCTCTGCGATGCAGGGCGACCCCGAGGTCCTTGAGTTTCTGAACGAGCAGCTGACCGGCGAGCTTACGGCGATCAACCAGTACTGGCTCCACTACCGGATCCAGGACAACAAGGGTTGGACGAAGCTCGCGAAGTACACCCGTGCCGAGTCCATCGACGAGATGAAGCACGCGGACAAGATCACCGAGCGCATCCTGATGCTCGACGGCCTGCCGAACTACCAGCGCCTCTTCCACGTCCGCGTGGGTCAGACGCTGACGGAGATGTTCCAGTGCGACCGCCAGGTCGAGGTCGAGGCGATCGACCGGCTCAAGCGCGGCATCGAGGTCATGCGCGGCAAGGGTGACGTCACCTCGGCGCGGCTCTTCGAGGAGATCCTGGAGGACGAGGAGCACCACATCGACTACCTCGACACCCAGCTGGAGCTCATCGAGTCCATCGGCGAGCCGCTGTACATCGCGCAGCTGCTGGAACAGCCCGAGAGCTAGGCCGCCTGTAAGAGAACCAGGGCCCTACGCGACTTCGGCGAGCTCCGCACCCGCGGGTACCAGCGGGTCGGCGGCGAGCACGGCCGCCGCGTCGCCCTTCTCCAGCAGCTCACGGCGGGGGCAGGCCCCGCGGCCGAGGAGGCCCTGGATGGTGCGCACGCACCCACCGCAGTCGGTGCCGGCCTTGGTGGCCGAAGCGATCTGGCGGGGGGTGCAGGCCCCGGCAGCCGCGTGGTCCTTGACCTGCTTGTCGGTGACCCCGAAGCAAGAGCAGACGTACACGCGGTTCACCTCCCTGACCGGAATGGTTCGGCGAGCCATCCCCTATTCGGTGAGGCTTACCTAACCGTACCCGAAGTTAGGGTGGCCTAAAAGAGGTGGAAACGAGGATGGGGCGCGGATCACATTCGATCCGCGCCCCATCGTCATGAGCTACTCGGTACTACCGGTGCCGCTCACCGGTCTTACTGGTCGCGGTACATCTCGGCGACCAGGAACGCCAGGTCCAGGGACTGGCTGCGGTTGAGGCGCGGGTCGCAGGCCGTCTCGTAGCGCTGGTGCAGGTCGTCGACGAAGATCTCGTCGCCGCCGCCCACGCACTCGGTGACGTCGTCACCGGTGAGCTCGACGTGGATGCCGCCCGGGTGGGTGCCCAGGCCCTTGTGGACCTCGAAGAAGCCCTTGACCTCGTCGAGCACGTCGTCGAAACGGCGCGTCTTGTGGCCCGAGGCCGCCTCGAAGGTGTTGCCGTGCATCGGGTCGGTGACCCAGACGACGTTCGCGCCGGAGGCGGTGACCTTCTCGACCAGCTCGGGGAGCTTGTCGCGGACCTTGTCGGCGCCCATGCGGACGACGAAGGTCAGACGGCCCGGCTCGCGGTCGGGGTCCAGCCGGTCGATGTACGTCAGGGCCTCGTCCACCGTGGTGGTGGGGCCGAGCTTGACGCCGATCGGGTTGGCGATCTGCGAGCAGAACTCGATGTGCGCGTGGTCCAGCTGGCGGGTGCGCTCACCGACCCAGACCATGTGGCCGGAGGTGTCGTACAGCCGGCCGGTGCGCGAGTCCGTACGGGTGAGGGCGCCCTCGTAGTCGAGGAGCAGCGCCTCGTGGGAGGAGTAGAACTCGACGGCCTTGAACTCCGCCGGGTCGGTGCCACAGGCCTTCATGAAGTTCAGCGCGTTGTCGATCTCCCGCGCGAGCTGCTCGTAGCGCTGCCCGGACGGGGAGGACTTCACGAAGTCCTGGTTCCAGGCGTGCACCTGGCGCAGGTCGGCGTAACCGCCGGTGGTGAAGGCGCGCACCAGGTTCAGCGTCGAGGCGGACGCGTGGTACATGCGCTTCAGCCGCTCGGGGTCCGGGATCCGGGCCTCTTCGGTGAAGGGGAAGCCGTTGACGGAGTCGCCGCGGTAGGTCGGCAGGGTGATGCCGTCGCGGGTCTCGGTGTCCTTGGAGCGCGGCTTGGAGTACTGGCCCGCGATGCGGCCGACCTTGACGACGGGCACGGAGGCCGCGTACGTCAGGACGGCGCTCATCTGGAGCAGCGTCTTCAGCTTGGCGCGGATGTGGTCAGCGGATACGGCGTCGAAGGCCTCGGCGCAGTCGCCACCCTGCAGCAGGAACGCCTCGCCCTTGGCGACGGCTCCCAGGCGGGCGCGCAGCTGGTCGCACTCACCCGCGAAAACGAGGGGCGGATACGACTCGAGGTCCGCGACAACAGCGCGCAGGGCCTCGGCATCGGGGTACGAAGGCTGCTGCGCCGCGGGAAGGTCTCGCCAGGTCGCCTTGGAGGCGGGGGCTTGGGATTCAGCGTTCACGGTCACCCCACACACATTACGGCGTCCCATGGCGCGTCCGACCCTGTCGACCACTACGTGAGACGGATGTCTCTCACTGTGTTACTGGCCCGTTTACTCCGCCCCGTGGGCTAGGGTTCTTCGCATGTACGCGCACTCCAACAAGAACTGGTGGTGGACCGCTCCCGGCGGCCCGCCCCTCGTGCGTACCTAGAAGACACGAGCGACGCGAAGGCCGCCCCACGGGGCGGCCTTCCGCGTTTCTCCCGAGACGCCGGCCGTCCCTCCACCACCCGGAAGGACGCACCCTCCATGTCCGTACCCATGGACCCCGGCTTCACCCGACTGACCGCCCTGTTCGACCGCCTCGGACGGTCCGGCGGCCCCACCCCGCCCTTCGCGCTGCTGCGCCGCCGCACGCCCGGCCGCGACCACGACACCGTCGAGGTGCTGACCGGCCCGGTCCACGAGGCCGAGCACCTGGCCGACCTGCCCGTCGGCGGGCGGCCCGCCCTGGCGCTCGTACCCTTCCGGCAGATGCGGGAGCGCGGGTTCGACGTGCGCGACGACGGCACCCCGCTGAGCGTGCTGGTCGCCGACGAGGCGTACGAGGTCCCGCTCGCCGAGGCGCTGGCCGCGCTGCCGGTCCACGAGGTACGGGTGGACGGCGGCGGCTTCGACGTCCCCGACGAGGAGTACGCGGACACCGTCCGGCGGGTCATCGAGGACGAGATCGGCCGCGGCGAGGGCGCCAACTTCGTCATCCGGCGGACCTACGAGGGCCGGATCGAGGGCTTCGGCCCCGCAGACGCCCTCGCCCTGTTCCGGCGGCTGCTGGAGGGCGAGCGGGGGGCGTACTGGACGTACGTGGTCCACACCGGGGACCGCACCCTCGTCGGGGCCAGCCCCGAGGTGCACGTACGGATGTCCGGCGGCACGGTCGTGATGAACCCGATCAGCGGCACCTACCGGTATCCGGCCGGAGGTCCGACCGCGGAGTCCCTCCTCGCCTTCCTCGGCGACCGCAAGGAGACCGAGGAACTGTCCATGGTCGTGGACGAGGAGCTCAAGATGATGTGCACCGTCGGGGACATGGGCGGGGTGGTCGTCGGCCCCCGGCTCAAGGAGATGGCGCACCTCGCGCACACCGAGTACGAGCTGCGCGGCCGCTCCTCGCTGGACGTGCGGGAGGTGCTGAAGGAGACGATGTTCGCGGCGAC contains these protein-coding regions:
- a CDS encoding NAD(P)/FAD-dependent oxidoreductase, which produces MSEQTEHSEHTGPGVVIVGAGMAGVQTAVALREQGWTGPVTLLGAEPHQPYDRPPLSKAVLLGKAEDSAFDVDFEGLGIELRLGVEVTAVRAADHEVDTGTGPVPYEVLVLATGAQPLTLPGAEGIPGVHLLRTLDDAARLRPVLASGSAVVVVGAGWIGAEFATAAREAGCAVTVVEAADRVLAGALPAEVAEPMGRWYAQAGAELLTGARVASVEAGRVLLADGRSLEAGAVVVGIGARPATGWLAGSGIELGPDGAVVADEHLRTSLPGVYAVGDCASFPSGRYGARLLVHHWDNALQGPRAVAADIVAAGSGDQPYDPVPYFWSEQFGRFVQYAGHHGDSDTMLWRGDPAADTWSVCWLREGSLAAVLAVGRPRDLAQGRRLIESGAAVDPAKVADPAVALKSAVA
- the thiO gene encoding glycine oxidase ThiO translates to MHSNVHSSRKSRSSGYDVLVIGGGIIGLVTAWRAARLGLRTALADPAPGGGAAQVAAGMLAAVTELHYGEETLLGLNLASAARYPQFADELTEASGGLDIGYRACGTLAVALDADDRLHLRELHALQRRCGLDSQWLTGRECRRLEPMLAPGVRGGLRVDGDHQVDPRRLAAALLAACERAGVDFHRAAASRLLTGADRATGAVLDDAAATELLADQVVLAAGSLSGRLDGVPPGVVAPVRPVKGQVLRLKVPPAYAPFLSRTVRAVVRGSHVYLVPRENGELVIGATSEELGWDTTVTAGGVYELLRDAHELVPGITELPLVETLAGLRPGSPDNAPLLGPTDLPGLHLATGHYRNGVLLTPLTGDVMAELLTTGELPEIARPFTPRRFALTRQESYA
- the thiS gene encoding sulfur carrier protein ThiS — protein: MTHSVSVSVNGEPREIAAGTVLATVVATLTQATKGVAAALNETVVPRGQWLHTRVEDGDRVEILTAVQGG
- a CDS encoding thiazole synthase gives rise to the protein MTDNTPDDIFTLGGRSFSSRLIMGTGGAPSLDILERALVASGTELTTVAMRRLDPTVQGSVLSVLTKLKIDVLPNTAGCFTAGEAVLTARLAREALGTDWIKLEVVADERTLLPDGVELLDAAEILVDEGFTVLPYTNDDPVLARKLEDVGCAAIMPLGSPIGSGMGIRNPHNFELMIERAGVPVILDAGAGTASDAALAMELGCAAVMLASAVTRAQLPVLMAAAMRDAVSAGRLAHRAGRIPQRRFAEPSSPTEGRATLDPERPAF
- the pknB gene encoding Stk1 family PASTA domain-containing Ser/Thr kinase, encoding MDTTLDDPLVGQTLDGRYRVDARIAAGGMATVYRAVDTRLDRILALKVMHPALAADGAFVDRFIREAKSVARLAHPNVVAVFDQGTDGRYTYLAMEYVSGCTLRDVLRERGALQPRVALDILEPVLAALGAAHRAGFVHRDMKPENVLIGDDGRVKVADFGLVRSVDSVTHTTGSVLGTVSYLAPEQIENGVTDTRVDVYACGIVLYEMLTGSKPHAGDSPAQVLFRHLNEDVPPPSVAVPGLAAELDELVAYATARKPELRPHDAAALLGLVQGARAQLGDAALDSVPPQARAEVRTSTEDRTSVIARPVADPVSHTSRLSTSPLPAPPAPGRAASRASASGLRGRGPLLAVIGLLLCLGLGTGVWYISSGQFTQVPNLLGKTEAEARTQLSAAGLGVKRVDRKFSSTFDKGTVMNTDPPGGKRIRGNGAVVVTISRGPETVAVPDLKGKPLEAAKAELTSAGLAPGIVTQAFSQDVPQGSVISTDPAADGPKRALDTAVALVVSKGRPVPVPGVAGKPLDQARSALEGAGLKVETAPEQVNSPSPAGTVANQSVAAGTQAAAGDTVTLTVSKGPRQIPVPDVTGQEADAARKTLEGLGFKVKVDKPFLSFSNTVDSQSVPAGQSAAEGSTITIRTKGL
- a CDS encoding deoxyribonuclease IV, giving the protein MTNSTNSICRNPVGGHVPVAGGLASVGLTYAREMGAEAVQVFVANPRGWATPVGNPAQDELFREACAAEDIPAYIHAPYLINFGSHTEATVEKSVESLRHSLRRARAIGALGVVVHTGSATGGRPRAAAYAQVREHMLPLLDELTHEDDPFLLLESTAGQGSSLCSRTWDFGPYFDALDHHPKLGICLDTCHIFAAGHDLAAPGGTKQTLDLLVDTVGEGRLKLVHANDSKEGVGAHKDRHENIGQGHIGREAFAELFTHPAMEGVPLITETPGGKEGHAADVALLKELRGLG
- a CDS encoding DUF4396 domain-containing protein; amino-acid sequence: MEHAHEQHGHEHHEHQHEEHAHHHGGAKVTWSAAAQATLHCLTGCAIGEVLGMIVGTALGWGNAPTMILAIVLAFFFGYALTLRGIRAAGVDFRTAVRVALAADTLSIAVMELIDNGVIALWPGAMDAMLSDALFWIALAISLALAFVVTTPVNKWMIGRGKGHAVVHQYHH
- a CDS encoding sulfite oxidase-like oxidoreductase, with the translated sequence MGQPESRESPGSEQLELPPGQRLQRGWPVTHYGPVPKFKPDRWEFRVFGATADGEKHCWNHEEFAALPFESVVADLHCVTKFSMTGAEWGGVLTREILALAPPSPQVTHVMVWAEYGFSSNMRLADFASDRSLFATHQGGELLTAEHGFPLRLVVPHLYAWKGPKWVRGIEYMTADRRGFWEERGYHNIGDPWREQRYSYQEEPGDGPEL
- the bfr gene encoding bacterioferritin; translation: MQGDPEVLEFLNEQLTGELTAINQYWLHYRIQDNKGWTKLAKYTRAESIDEMKHADKITERILMLDGLPNYQRLFHVRVGQTLTEMFQCDRQVEVEAIDRLKRGIEVMRGKGDVTSARLFEEILEDEEHHIDYLDTQLELIESIGEPLYIAQLLEQPES
- a CDS encoding bacterioferritin-associated ferredoxin; this encodes MYVCSCFGVTDKQVKDHAAAGACTPRQIASATKAGTDCGGCVRTIQGLLGRGACPRRELLEKGDAAAVLAADPLVPAGAELAEVA
- a CDS encoding class II 3-deoxy-7-phosphoheptulonate synthase; the protein is MGRRNVCGVTVNAESQAPASKATWRDLPAAQQPSYPDAEALRAVVADLESYPPLVFAGECDQLRARLGAVAKGEAFLLQGGDCAEAFDAVSADHIRAKLKTLLQMSAVLTYAASVPVVKVGRIAGQYSKPRSKDTETRDGITLPTYRGDSVNGFPFTEEARIPDPERLKRMYHASASTLNLVRAFTTGGYADLRQVHAWNQDFVKSSPSGQRYEQLAREIDNALNFMKACGTDPAEFKAVEFYSSHEALLLDYEGALTRTDSRTGRLYDTSGHMVWVGERTRQLDHAHIEFCSQIANPIGVKLGPTTTVDEALTYIDRLDPDREPGRLTFVVRMGADKVRDKLPELVEKVTASGANVVWVTDPMHGNTFEAASGHKTRRFDDVLDEVKGFFEVHKGLGTHPGGIHVELTGDDVTECVGGGDEIFVDDLHQRYETACDPRLNRSQSLDLAFLVAEMYRDQ